The following are from one region of the Paenibacillus sp. KS-LC4 genome:
- a CDS encoding YIP1 family protein has protein sequence MNSELYKYPFYLIMHPFNGYWELKYDRNQKANIVISFVILFLLAVTNIMQSQYSGFVVNLVNPNGLNSFMEILYVVVPVLFWCVANWSLTTLMDGEGKFVDIFTSTCFALIPFVIIHLPWILLSNFISLQETAFYHFSSSIAMIWCVFLLFVGNMTVHQYTPSKTIGTIILTIAAMGFMAFLSLLFFSLIQQMLAFISVIYQEMVLRS, from the coding sequence TTGAACAGTGAGCTGTACAAATACCCTTTCTATCTCATTATGCATCCCTTTAATGGCTATTGGGAGCTAAAATATGACCGCAATCAAAAGGCGAATATCGTCATTTCTTTTGTGATTTTGTTTTTGCTTGCTGTGACCAATATTATGCAGAGCCAGTACAGCGGGTTTGTAGTCAACCTCGTTAATCCAAATGGTTTGAACAGCTTTATGGAGATTTTGTATGTCGTTGTTCCTGTATTGTTTTGGTGTGTGGCCAATTGGTCGCTGACGACCTTAATGGATGGGGAAGGGAAGTTTGTCGACATCTTTACTTCAACATGCTTTGCATTAATACCGTTCGTTATAATCCATCTACCTTGGATTTTGTTGAGCAATTTCATTTCGCTGCAGGAGACGGCGTTTTATCATTTTTCCAGCAGCATCGCCATGATTTGGTGCGTGTTTCTGCTCTTTGTCGGCAATATGACAGTTCATCAATATACCCCGTCCAAAACAATTGGAACTATCATTTTGACGATTGCAGCTATGGGGTTTATGGCCTTCTTAAGCTTATTGTTCTTTAGCTTAATCCAACAGATGCTGGCTTTTATATCCGTTATCTATCAAGAAATGGTTTTGAGAAGTTAA
- a CDS encoding metallophosphoesterase, with the protein MVLYTRLVENGLKREKCIQGRQLNLMNVERTLVISDIHGCYREFIELLEKIEYRSLQDRLILLGDYVSRGPKSKEVVELVMHLVQEQGAIALQGNHDHRFVRVMENRASEQDITRFFEHGGSETLHSYCRTTRSNRLEHLKEARDVMLGEFASHLAFLKKLPFYYEDNDYIYVHAGLNPSVAQLCEQSTHDLLYIKEQFYRNKTRMEKVVVFGHTVTKDIHGSYAIWLGGDKIGIDGGCSFGGQLNCLELVNGKVGRFFESA; encoded by the coding sequence GTGGTATTATATACAAGACTTGTTGAAAATGGCTTGAAAAGAGAAAAATGCATACAAGGGAGACAACTAAATCTTATGAATGTGGAACGAACATTGGTCATTAGCGATATCCACGGCTGTTACCGCGAATTTATAGAGCTCTTGGAAAAAATCGAATATCGTTCCTTGCAGGATAGACTGATTCTTCTAGGGGATTATGTAAGTAGAGGCCCGAAAAGCAAAGAGGTCGTTGAATTAGTTATGCATTTAGTCCAAGAGCAGGGGGCAATTGCATTGCAAGGCAATCATGACCATCGTTTTGTTAGGGTGATGGAGAATCGGGCGAGTGAGCAAGATATAACCCGTTTTTTTGAGCATGGCGGCAGCGAAACGTTACATAGCTACTGTAGGACAACTAGAAGCAATCGTTTAGAGCATTTGAAGGAAGCGCGAGATGTGATGCTGGGGGAGTTTGCTTCTCATTTAGCCTTTTTGAAAAAGCTTCCTTTCTATTACGAGGATAACGATTACATCTACGTCCATGCAGGTCTAAACCCTTCAGTAGCCCAATTATGTGAGCAGAGTACTCATGACTTGCTGTATATCAAGGAGCAGTTTTATAGGAACAAAACTCGTATGGAAAAGGTAGTTGTCTTTGGTCATACGGTTACAAAGGATATTCACGGCTCCTATGCGATTTGGCTTGGCGGCGACAAAATAGGTATTGACGGTGGTTGCTCCTTTGGAGGACAGCTCAATTGCCTGGAGCTGGTCAATGGCAAAGTAGGTCGTTTTTTTGAAAGCGCTTAA
- a CDS encoding lysophospholipase, producing MSIIETTITSFDGTKLYFSKNKVSDAKAAVVIVHGLCEHAGRYDYVTEKLNKRGFNVYRFDHRGHARSEGPRTLYNDFHHMIDDINVIVEAALQESGDIPLFVIGHSMGGFASSSFGTKYPGKVKGIVLSGALTRYHTKVAGELPLALPLGTYFPNELGSGVCSDPEVVSAYANDPLVEKQISVDLFNCLGDGVEWLKQHAEKFVDPVLVLHGANDGLVSEQDSRDFYGDIASTDKTLKIYAHLMHEIFNEPSRDEVIEEAIAWLEQRI from the coding sequence ATGAGCATTATTGAAACGACGATCACCTCCTTTGACGGTACAAAGCTTTATTTCAGTAAAAATAAGGTCAGTGATGCAAAGGCCGCAGTTGTCATCGTTCATGGTTTATGCGAGCATGCTGGACGCTACGATTATGTGACGGAAAAATTAAATAAGCGTGGATTCAATGTCTATCGTTTTGATCATCGCGGCCATGCCCGCTCAGAAGGTCCGCGTACCCTCTACAACGATTTTCATCACATGATTGACGATATAAATGTCATTGTTGAGGCGGCTTTGCAAGAGTCCGGCGATATCCCTCTTTTTGTAATCGGACATAGTATGGGAGGCTTTGCTTCCTCTTCCTTTGGAACCAAATATCCAGGCAAAGTAAAAGGCATCGTTTTATCTGGAGCGCTTACGCGTTATCATACGAAGGTTGCCGGAGAACTGCCGCTAGCGCTTCCATTGGGCACGTATTTTCCAAATGAGCTTGGCAGCGGAGTGTGCAGTGATCCAGAGGTTGTATCCGCTTACGCCAATGATCCGCTAGTAGAAAAGCAAATTTCTGTAGATCTATTCAATTGCCTAGGGGATGGAGTAGAGTGGCTGAAGCAGCATGCAGAGAAATTTGTTGATCCCGTTTTAGTGCTACACGGAGCGAATGACGGGCTCGTAAGCGAACAGGATTCCCGTGATTTTTACGGGGATATTGCTTCTACAGATAAAACGTTGAAAATTTATGCGCATCTCATGCATGAAATATTCAACGAACCAAGTCGCGACGAGGTCATTGAAGAAGCCATCGCTTGGCTGGAGCAACGAATCTGA
- the abc-f gene encoding ABC-F type ribosomal protection protein, producing the protein MALIKVTNLTFAYEGSYDNIFNQVTFQMDTNWRLGFTGRNGRGKTTFLQLLLGNYEYNGTISADVGFEYFPFAIENKQYNTLDIIDHICPDYQHWELLRELSLLKVSEDVLYRPFDTLSNGEQTKVQLAALFLKENRFLLIDEPTNHLDIHARKLVSHYLNAKKGFILVSHDRAFLDNCVDHTLSINKTGIEIQRGNFSDWWENKQRQDQFEMAENEKLRKDVKRLNEAAQRTSSWSHEVEKTKNGTRNSGSKVDKGYIGHKAAKMMKRSKTLEHRQQSAIDEKAQLLKNVESSESLKISQLAYHKNQLAELDHVSIQYGEKTACRDVSFTIEQGDRIALAGPNGSGKSSLLKLIYGEEIPFSGTLRKGSQLKISYVSQDTAHLQGHLSAYAASHGIDESLFKAILRKLDFSRIQFEKDIASFSGGQKKKVLIAKSLCEPAHLHIWDEPLNFIDVISRMQMEELLLEHAPTILFVEHDSEFCKHVATKVVELEG; encoded by the coding sequence ATGGCCTTGATTAAAGTGACGAACCTTACATTTGCCTATGAAGGCAGCTACGATAACATCTTCAATCAGGTTACCTTTCAAATGGATACCAACTGGAGGCTGGGCTTTACGGGGAGGAATGGCCGGGGGAAAACGACGTTTCTGCAACTGCTGCTCGGCAACTATGAATACAATGGCACCATTTCTGCCGATGTCGGCTTTGAATATTTTCCATTCGCTATCGAAAATAAACAATACAATACGCTCGATATCATCGACCATATATGTCCGGACTATCAGCATTGGGAGCTCCTTCGCGAGCTTTCCCTGCTAAAGGTGTCGGAGGACGTTTTATACAGGCCGTTCGATACTTTGTCGAATGGGGAGCAGACGAAGGTGCAGCTTGCTGCCTTGTTTCTTAAAGAGAACCGCTTTCTGCTCATAGACGAGCCGACGAACCATTTGGACATTCATGCCAGAAAGCTGGTCAGCCACTATCTGAATGCCAAAAAAGGCTTTATTCTGGTGTCTCATGACCGTGCATTTCTGGATAACTGCGTCGATCATACTCTGTCGATTAACAAAACTGGCATTGAAATTCAGAGAGGAAATTTCTCCGATTGGTGGGAAAATAAACAACGGCAGGACCAGTTCGAGATGGCCGAGAACGAAAAGCTGCGCAAGGACGTCAAGCGGCTGAATGAAGCAGCACAACGAACAAGCAGTTGGTCACATGAGGTAGAGAAAACGAAAAACGGCACCCGAAACTCCGGCTCCAAGGTAGATAAAGGGTACATCGGTCACAAGGCCGCGAAAATGATGAAGCGCTCCAAGACGCTTGAGCATAGACAGCAGTCGGCGATTGACGAAAAAGCCCAGCTTCTGAAAAATGTCGAAAGCTCAGAAAGCCTCAAAATTTCGCAATTGGCCTACCATAAGAATCAGCTGGCTGAGCTTGACCACGTCTCCATTCAGTACGGCGAAAAGACGGCTTGCCGCGACGTCAGCTTCACGATCGAGCAAGGAGATCGCATTGCGCTTGCTGGCCCGAATGGCTCTGGAAAATCAAGTCTGCTCAAGCTGATTTATGGCGAGGAAATCCCCTTCTCTGGAACGCTGCGCAAAGGAAGCCAGTTGAAAATTTCCTATGTATCGCAGGACACAGCGCATTTGCAAGGCCATTTGTCAGCTTATGCCGCAAGCCATGGCATCGACGAAAGCTTGTTCAAAGCGATTTTAAGGAAGCTGGATTTTTCGCGTATTCAATTCGAAAAGGACATAGCCTCCTTCAGCGGCGGCCAGAAGAAGAAGGTGCTGATCGCTAAAAGTCTTTGCGAGCCCGCCCATCTGCATATTTGGGATGAGCCGCTCAATTTTATAGATGTCATCTCCCGGATGCAAATGGAGGAGCTGCTGCTGGAGCATGCGCCAACGATCCTTTTTGTAGAGCATGACAGCGAGTTTTGCAAGCATGTCGCGACCAAGGTCGTGGAATTGGAAGGCTAG
- a CDS encoding carbohydrate ABC transporter permease: MIMARLLSLESWKRWLWSIVRLTLIAGLSFVILYPILQKISTAIKSKTDLYSPIVIWIPQNYTLDNMKQAIAIMDYWQTLLNTLALSSTTTLLTAASCALAGYAFARLKFKGSKLLFGGVILTIMVPPTTILIPVYLNLKDFTLMGLIPLLTGKSVNLLNTYWPFILTSITANSLRAGLYIFIFRQFFRGVPKEVEEAAYMDGAGVGQTFLRIMLPNAMPAIVTVLLFSFVWQWNDSFFTTTYLTSSKVMSTQLSSLPYNLAIFLQDGASSKADPFYLSMVQDTGILLAILPLIILYLFVQRYFVESIERTGLVG; this comes from the coding sequence TTGATAATGGCCCGATTATTATCGTTAGAAAGCTGGAAGCGATGGCTGTGGTCCATCGTTCGTTTAACTTTAATCGCAGGCTTATCCTTCGTTATCCTCTATCCCATTTTGCAAAAGATTTCAACAGCGATAAAGTCAAAGACAGATCTTTACTCACCGATTGTCATATGGATTCCACAAAATTATACGCTGGATAATATGAAGCAGGCTATAGCCATTATGGATTATTGGCAGACGCTGCTGAACACGCTTGCGCTGTCATCGACAACGACGCTGCTGACGGCTGCCTCCTGTGCGCTCGCGGGCTATGCATTTGCAAGACTTAAGTTTAAAGGGAGCAAGCTGCTTTTTGGCGGCGTCATTTTAACGATCATGGTACCGCCTACGACTATCCTTATTCCCGTGTATTTGAACCTGAAGGACTTTACCTTAATGGGCTTGATTCCTTTATTGACTGGGAAATCTGTTAATTTGCTTAACACGTATTGGCCGTTTATTTTAACCTCCATAACAGCCAATTCCTTGCGAGCAGGGCTGTATATTTTTATTTTTCGCCAATTTTTTAGAGGCGTGCCCAAGGAGGTTGAGGAGGCCGCTTATATGGATGGTGCGGGTGTCGGGCAGACGTTTTTACGAATTATGCTGCCAAATGCGATGCCGGCAATCGTAACCGTGTTGCTCTTCTCCTTCGTATGGCAGTGGAACGACAGCTTCTTTACGACAACCTACTTGACATCGAGCAAGGTGATGTCTACCCAATTGTCCTCTTTGCCCTATAATTTAGCCATCTTCCTCCAAGACGGTGCCTCCTCCAAAGCAGACCCGTTTTACTTGAGCATGGTGCAGGATACGGGAATACTGCTCGCGATTTTGCCGCTCATTATTCTTTATTTGTTTGTGCAGCGCTACTTTGTCGAAAGTATTGAGCGGACAGGACTTGTTGGCTAA
- a CDS encoding MarR family winged helix-turn-helix transcriptional regulator, whose product MKLEWMGNHRALIEKIIKYGNAYSNTYKLQRSYGTDVMFSASQIQTLEYILEAEDKDEKMSEMAARLGVSRSTFSKNVKNLEEKGLLEKYRLSGNRKDIYVKPSAEGREVYTKYTAFVRQICFDEIFQYADKVSKADKDNFIRILDLLADVLLWYGEKEQVPRKLIKMDTIVDEIKE is encoded by the coding sequence ATGAAATTAGAATGGATGGGCAACCATCGAGCCCTTATTGAGAAGATCATTAAGTACGGGAATGCTTACTCAAACACCTATAAGCTACAGCGCAGCTATGGAACAGATGTGATGTTCTCTGCCTCGCAAATTCAGACGCTGGAATATATTTTGGAGGCTGAGGACAAGGACGAGAAAATGTCGGAGATGGCAGCACGTCTTGGCGTTAGCCGCAGCACCTTTTCCAAAAACGTTAAAAATTTAGAGGAAAAAGGCTTATTGGAGAAATATCGTTTAAGCGGCAACCGCAAAGATATATATGTAAAGCCTTCTGCCGAAGGGCGCGAGGTGTATACAAAATACACGGCATTTGTCCGCCAAATTTGCTTCGATGAGATTTTTCAGTATGCTGACAAGGTGTCAAAGGCAGACAAGGATAACTTCATTCGCATTTTAGATTTATTAGCTGATGTGCTGCTATGGTATGGTGAAAAAGAACAAGTGCCGCGCAAGCTAATAAAAATGGATACGATAGTGGATGAAATAAAGGAGTAA
- a CDS encoding DUF5696 domain-containing protein, with amino-acid sequence MNIAKKALLITCFLSGMILAGCSATPSGEHREDGNQALPVFTQGKTLSAAFTDSRVAGMKGVAENEQLRLFVEDQTGAIAVLIKHTGEIWNSNPLDRDSDSLATGVNKDLLSSQIKIDFYNSFGQINSINSYTDSVAHKQINVTEIPSGISVSYQFGTSAKTAEDLPQMLSKARFEQLSSRLDKSGKRAFLIAYKEDAEKAVYRRNDSALNGLQLERALAALEKSGYTEAELQEDMTELQFTQEKPAARIFQATIEYTLDEDSLVAKIPVSSIRYPEEYPVNTISLLSFFGAGGKDEGGSLFVPDGSGALIHFNNGKTKYPAYQQPVYGSDQTIDRTENAAREQKVRLPVFGIIRESGAFLGIIEQGAAAATIHADIGGRLNSYNYVYPNFYVINKGTVYLDGNGQQRSLPKFQENPMKSDYTIRYAFLSGKQASYQGMAHYYQQYLEKNNGLLKREADDSKVNTPFYLQLVGSISKQKHFVGIPYRALEPLTTFEQAQIIVEQLQQREINDIKLKYAGWFNNGLDHKVMDHMKVDEEIGGSKGLQQFVAFAQSKGISLYPEVAVLTALTGEGFNESDEASRTLREVPATLYPLDRALNRRDGTKSPSYVISPRLVPGYTDSMLKGIRNFQLGGLALQDLADQLNSDFRKNRQIDRTVSETISGEALGKIRDGNLLMMANGGNAYALAYLSDITNAPLSGSGFKLEDEEIPFYQMVIRGFIEYAGAPYNLSAYTNEKQYVLKNLEYGAGVYFEWIYEPNYKVKDSEYDYLYAVNYKLWLDKASDIYHEVNAVLRSVRNERITAHDKLDEGVFKTVYENGIYVIVNYNRTQVTVEGRTVEAESYITGGERS; translated from the coding sequence ATGAATATAGCCAAAAAAGCCCTGTTGATCACATGCTTCCTGAGCGGGATGATCCTTGCAGGCTGCTCCGCTACGCCATCTGGCGAGCATAGGGAGGATGGTAATCAGGCTTTGCCGGTTTTTACCCAAGGCAAGACCTTAAGCGCTGCTTTCACGGATTCTCGTGTCGCCGGTATGAAGGGAGTAGCTGAAAACGAGCAACTGCGGTTATTCGTAGAGGATCAGACTGGGGCGATAGCGGTTCTTATTAAACATACGGGTGAAATATGGAACAGCAACCCGCTTGATCGAGACTCGGATTCACTTGCTACGGGAGTAAACAAGGATTTATTGTCCTCTCAAATAAAAATTGATTTTTATAACAGCTTCGGCCAGATCAACTCTATTAATTCCTACACAGACAGTGTTGCCCATAAACAGATCAATGTCACAGAGATTCCGAGTGGGATCAGCGTTTCTTATCAATTTGGCACGAGCGCAAAAACAGCAGAGGATTTACCTCAAATGCTAAGCAAGGCCCGCTTCGAGCAATTATCGAGCAGGCTGGACAAATCAGGAAAAAGAGCATTTCTCATTGCCTATAAGGAGGATGCGGAAAAAGCGGTCTATAGAAGAAATGACAGCGCATTAAACGGGCTTCAATTGGAGCGGGCGCTCGCCGCATTGGAGAAATCGGGTTATACAGAAGCGGAGCTGCAGGAGGACATGACCGAGCTTCAATTTACGCAGGAGAAGCCCGCCGCGCGCATTTTTCAAGCAACGATTGAATATACGCTGGATGAGGACAGCTTAGTTGCCAAAATTCCCGTTTCCAGCATCCGCTATCCCGAGGAATATCCCGTGAACACGATTTCGCTCCTCAGCTTTTTTGGTGCAGGGGGTAAGGATGAGGGCGGTTCCCTGTTCGTTCCGGACGGTTCCGGTGCCCTTATCCACTTTAACAATGGAAAAACCAAATATCCGGCCTATCAGCAGCCTGTCTACGGGTCGGATCAAACGATAGACAGGACAGAAAATGCAGCTAGAGAACAAAAGGTGAGACTCCCCGTGTTTGGGATCATTCGGGAAAGCGGAGCTTTTCTTGGGATCATTGAGCAGGGGGCTGCTGCTGCTACTATCCACGCGGACATTGGAGGCAGGTTGAACAGCTACAACTATGTTTATCCGAATTTTTATGTGATCAATAAGGGAACCGTTTATCTGGATGGGAATGGGCAGCAGCGTTCTCTCCCAAAATTTCAAGAAAATCCGATGAAAAGCGATTATACGATCCGTTATGCTTTTCTAAGTGGCAAGCAAGCCTCTTACCAAGGAATGGCCCATTATTATCAGCAATATTTGGAGAAAAATAATGGGTTACTTAAGCGCGAGGCTGACGATTCGAAAGTAAATACGCCCTTCTATTTGCAGCTAGTAGGAAGCATATCGAAGCAGAAGCACTTCGTGGGCATTCCCTACCGGGCCCTTGAACCGCTTACGACATTCGAGCAAGCGCAGATCATTGTCGAGCAATTGCAGCAGCGTGAGATAAACGATATTAAGCTCAAGTATGCTGGCTGGTTCAATAACGGTCTTGATCATAAGGTCATGGATCATATGAAGGTCGATGAGGAAATCGGGGGGAGCAAGGGATTGCAGCAATTTGTGGCGTTTGCTCAAAGCAAGGGGATTTCTCTGTACCCGGAGGTTGCCGTTTTGACTGCGCTTACAGGAGAAGGATTCAATGAGTCCGATGAAGCTTCAAGAACGCTAAGAGAGGTTCCTGCCACGCTATATCCGCTTGATCGGGCACTCAATCGACGGGATGGAACCAAATCGCCATCCTATGTCATATCCCCACGGCTCGTACCGGGCTATACGGATTCCATGCTCAAAGGCATTCGTAATTTTCAGCTTGGAGGCCTCGCGCTGCAGGATTTGGCCGATCAATTGAATAGCGATTTTCGTAAAAATAGACAAATTGATCGAACGGTGTCCGAAACTATATCGGGCGAGGCGCTGGGCAAAATTCGAGATGGAAATTTGCTCATGATGGCTAACGGCGGAAATGCCTATGCGCTGGCGTATTTGTCCGACATTACGAATGCACCGCTGTCTGGCAGCGGATTTAAGCTTGAGGATGAAGAAATCCCCTTCTATCAGATGGTCATTCGTGGATTTATAGAATACGCCGGGGCGCCGTATAATCTTTCCGCTTATACGAATGAAAAGCAATATGTGCTGAAAAATTTGGAATATGGAGCGGGTGTTTACTTCGAATGGATTTACGAGCCGAACTATAAGGTAAAGGATAGTGAATACGATTATCTCTATGCTGTCAATTACAAGCTATGGCTAGATAAAGCCTCGGACATCTATCACGAAGTGAACGCCGTGCTGAGGAGCGTTCGAAACGAGCGGATTACCGCGCATGACAAGCTGGATGAAGGTGTTTTTAAGACGGTTTATGAGAATGGAATATACGTCATTGTAAATTATAACCGTACTCAAGTGACGGTTGAGGGCAGGACGGTAGAAGCCGAGAGCTATATTACGGGTGGTGAGCGCTCTTGA
- a CDS encoding sugar ABC transporter permease: MKLIMKLGLKQRTYAQQKAFLGFIFVLPWVLGFVFFFFIPLLSSLRYSFSSITANSEGLSIQFIGFSNFVEALTINTSFNRILTEAIVDMVVNVPLIVIFSLFLAVLLNQKFFGRAIARSIFFLPVILASGVIMTLESTSLIQAVNDQNAGSSIINAFGAYELAGLMLDAGVHEDIVLYLTGAVDRIYQIVSQSGVQLLIFLAGIQTISPQLYEASKMEGATGYEAFWKITFPMVSPLILVNMIYTIIDSFSRNNMTELIRETGFTTFNFGLSSAMAWLYFLAIMIILLISSYFVSKRVFYQD; encoded by the coding sequence TTGAAGCTTATAATGAAGCTCGGATTGAAGCAGCGGACATATGCACAGCAGAAGGCTTTTCTAGGCTTTATTTTTGTACTGCCCTGGGTGCTCGGATTTGTCTTTTTCTTCTTCATTCCGCTGCTCTCCTCCTTACGCTACAGCTTTAGCTCTATAACAGCTAACTCGGAGGGCTTGAGCATCCAATTTATCGGATTTTCAAACTTTGTAGAGGCGTTGACGATTAATACGAGCTTTAATCGCATATTGACAGAAGCGATTGTGGACATGGTCGTAAACGTACCGTTGATCGTTATATTCAGTTTGTTTTTAGCTGTATTGCTGAATCAGAAGTTTTTCGGCAGAGCTATTGCAAGGTCGATCTTTTTTCTGCCTGTTATTTTGGCCTCGGGAGTTATTATGACGCTGGAGAGCACAAGCTTGATTCAAGCCGTCAATGACCAAAATGCGGGCTCCAGCATCATCAATGCGTTTGGCGCCTATGAGCTTGCCGGATTAATGCTGGATGCAGGAGTTCATGAAGATATTGTCCTATATCTTACGGGGGCAGTTGACCGTATTTATCAAATTGTCAGTCAGTCGGGCGTGCAGCTCTTGATCTTCTTGGCGGGCATCCAGACGATATCTCCTCAGCTCTATGAGGCGTCCAAGATGGAGGGGGCTACCGGCTATGAAGCCTTTTGGAAAATTACGTTCCCGATGGTCAGCCCGCTCATTCTAGTCAATATGATCTACACGATTATCGACTCGTTCTCAAGGAACAATATGACGGAATTGATTCGGGAGACGGGCTTTACCACCTTTAACTTTGGCCTCAGCTCAGCGATGGCCTGGCTCTACTTTCTGGCAATTATGATTATTTTGCTGATCAGCTCGTATTTTGTATCTAAAAGGGTATTCTACCAAGACTAA